The proteins below are encoded in one region of Haladaptatus sp. R4:
- a CDS encoding SCO family protein, whose protein sequence is MNRRGYLRSLSATGIAVTAAGCLGSFGGDSHPNVTMSKPDVNYDVSKLPYPAWNQQIPDLTIPAPLEEKKISLRDVNKPSLITFIYTHCKTICPVLVSTLRNVQTHAQQNGYASDVAFLPISFDPQRDDAQRLKKYSKQMNIDQSIDDWHFLRPQSKKRAKTIVTDDFGVHFERTKQKSKDKYMFTHSALVLLANEKGYVERSYRGQSPPQKQIIDDLEKVRG, encoded by the coding sequence ATGAACCGACGGGGATATCTCCGTTCACTTTCGGCGACAGGAATCGCGGTCACGGCGGCCGGTTGTTTGGGGTCGTTCGGCGGTGACTCGCATCCGAACGTCACGATGAGCAAACCCGACGTGAATTACGACGTTTCGAAGCTTCCGTATCCCGCGTGGAATCAGCAAATCCCCGATTTGACGATTCCGGCACCGCTCGAAGAAAAGAAAATATCGCTCCGTGATGTGAACAAACCGAGTCTCATCACGTTCATCTATACGCACTGTAAGACGATCTGTCCGGTGCTCGTCTCGACGCTCAGAAACGTCCAGACACACGCACAGCAGAACGGATACGCCTCGGACGTCGCCTTCCTGCCGATTTCGTTCGACCCGCAGCGTGACGATGCCCAACGGTTGAAGAAATATTCGAAACAGATGAACATCGATCAGTCCATCGACGACTGGCACTTCCTTCGCCCGCAGTCGAAGAAACGGGCGAAAACTATCGTCACGGACGATTTCGGCGTCCATTTCGAACGAACGAAGCAAAAATCCAAGGACAAATACATGTTCACCCACTCGGCGCTCGTCCTACTGGCCAACGAGAAGGGCTACGTCGAGCGCTCGTACCGTGGACAGAGTCCGCCGCAGAAACAGATCATCGACGATCTCGAAAAAGTTCGAGGATGA